The following nucleotide sequence is from Brachyhypopomus gauderio isolate BG-103 unplaced genomic scaffold, BGAUD_0.2 sc95, whole genome shotgun sequence.
gcaagacaaacacacaaataattatagaaataaataataagaaaaaacattttgaaGGTTTCTGCAAAACACCTCAAAAACACCTCTATCAGTTATTGAAGCTGCATCCCTGATTCCTGTGTGGAGTGAAATATTTACCACCATAATGAATTTATGGAATTCATTGCATAATGAATACATTATGATCCATGCATTACATTTAAAGATGAATAACAACATAACGGAGCAACTGCAGTCTGCAAGTATGTTAACGATCGACTCTAATCAATACAGTATTGATTTCATGTTTCATCTTTAGAGCCCTGCATATTGCGATGATTTACCCATTACACTGGGCTGGTTTTAAAGTATCTGAACCAAATAAATCAAGTATGAGTTGTAATGTGCGTCAACAGACAGTACAGACGGCGGCATTAAACCATCCTTAGATCTGTGTGGAACAGAATCTAGAGTTATCCATACTGTAATTAAAGTCAAACTTTTCATCCAAACTGAATTGTTTGTTTTATGCAAGTAAAAGTTTAGTTACCCGCGTTGCTGTTGTGCTGCCGTCGTTAAGTCTCCTGAAGTTCAGCTAAGAAACGGGCGAGATATCTGAACTCGCCTGTTTGAATCACATGCTTTTATTTTCATGTGAGACGGGCTGAGATCATCGGCTGACCTGCCTCGGGTGAATTCACTGCATCTCGCTCGTTTGTCTCAGCTCAAGGAGATTTCCATCATATTACACACTGTTCGGCTATAAAGACCCTGTAGCCTACATCTCTGATCCATTCGCCTTTCCTTCTATAAAAGACACGCGGTTCAGTATCTCTACATCTGGTAGACTTCATCTTGATTTTACATGTTTCCTTTAAAATAAACTGATTGTCACTTCGCGTTAACAACGAATTGCTAATAAATGGGATTATTTTATACATTATTTCGATCATTTTGTACAATTGTGTACAATGTTGTTAGTCGGTGTTCGGTCAGTTTTAATTTGGTTTAATTTCCTTCGCGTAGATTAGCAGAGTCAATCTAGCTGATGTTTACCAAGTGTTATGATGTTTACCAAGTGTTATGATGTTTACCAAGTGTTATGACTTACACGAGATAAGACTGCAGATCTAACGTTTAATCGGTGGCTCAGGCCTTGCTGCAAAAGCTGCCCGTACAATACGTTTTATATGCCAGGATTCGTGTTTATCAGCAGGACATCCGAGGCGCTTTTTTCCAGTTTCCTTTCCGTAATGACAAATGTGAGTACAGTTGGAGGCCTGAAGTCAGTCCTGTTCACGCCCATGCTGAGGTGACCGAGAAGATCTATTTAATGTACGACCATCTACAGGCAGCGTCTGCAGGGTCTAAATATGAACTGTGGATATTTTTACACGTCGAGCCTGTTACATGCGTGCTCTGCAGAACGGAAGGTCATGGTTTGCATACAGGTCCCACATCCTTCACTGTGTTCATATTGTTCCAGTTTCCCCCCACCtattgctttatttatttgtttgtttataacatTAATAACACTTTCCTGGGTGCAGAGGTTTCGGCGTATGAGGGAGTGTTAGACGAGTGTTCTCAGCTGGAGGAGGTGTTCAGCAGATCGTGAGTGTTGGACGCTGCTTGAGTGTCATTCGGTGAGTTGTTGTAGGTTTTGGGGGGTAATTCATAACCCTAAAATTAGCAGTGACACAGTGCCCAGCACTTGAGCAGCCAGGGGAAGTCCTGCTCTTATTTAGAGAAGCAGTTTTGACCGGAGAAGCCTTCTTCAACGTGCAGGATGGACCAGACCAGACGTGAGCGTTAAATGCACCACTGCTGAACACTGCAGGACCTGAAGGAGACGTGTCCCCTGTCCGAGCGCCGAGATGACGCATGAGCtgttgtacatttacattttatgaggTGAATTGTAGAAGCAGACACTGATGACTGAGTTAAGGTGGCTCATTAGGGCTGTGTTCACCTGTGCTACAGGTGAGCTCTGTCACTGCTGATGTTGTACAGGCAGGACTGTAATGTACCACTTGGCTAGCTGAGGATGgacccaccctctccaccctctcctccctctccaccctcacctccctctccaccctctccaccctctcctctctctccaccctcacctccctcacctccctctccaccctctccaccctcacctccctctccaccctcacctccctctccaccctctccaccctcacctccctctcctccctctccaccctcacctccctctccaccctctccaccctctcctctctctccaccctcacctccctctcctccctctccaccctcacctccctctcctccctctccaccctctccaccctcacctccctctccaccctcacctccctgtcctccctctccaccctcacctccctctccaccctctcctctctctccaccctctccaccctcacctccctccaccctcacctccctctccaccctcacctccctctcctccctctccaccctcacctccctctccaccctctccaccctcacctccctctcctccctcacctccctctccaccctctccaccctcacctccctctccaccctcacctccctctcctccctctcctccctcacctccctctccaccctcacctccctctccaccctctcctccctcacctccctctccaccctcacctccctctcctccctctccaccctcacctccctctccaccctcacctccctctccaccctctcctccctcacctccctcacctccctctccaccctctccaccctcacctccctctcctccctctccaccctctcctccctctccaccctcacctccctctccaccctctccaccctcacctccctctccaccctcacctccctctccaccctctccaccctcacctccctcacctccctcacctccctctccaccctctcctccctctccaccctcacctccctctccaccctcacctccctctccaccctcacctccctctccaccctctccaccctctcctccctctccaccctcacctccctctccaccctcacctccctctccaccctcacctccctctccaccctctccaccctcacctccagcACCCAAACAACTATGGTACAGAAACAATGCGCCATGAATGTTTCTAATATTATTTCCTCGCTCCGGTTCAGTGTCAGTAGGCCCAACCGGGCGGTGTCACTGCGGTCATGTAGGGAGTGTGAGACGTCCTCCTCTTCCAGGGAGCGTGTACAGTCAGACTCCCGTCCAGAGCAGCTGTTCcccacacaggagcagagtttcATGTGAACTATGGTAGCTGTTCCCCCCGTCCCGTCCAGCTGGCCACACTCCACTTACAGCAAAAGCTCCAGTTCACTTTGAATCCTGCTGATATATGTTGACCTATGACCTATGGGAAACATGTTGACCGAGCCACGTCTACCTGCGCCGTCGCTGGTCGGTAAAGTCCGATATCCTTCCTGTGTGGGTGCAGGCAGTTCTGACCTCAGCGTTCATACTGACAGAATAGTGAGTGCTGGATCCCTGTGGATGGGCCACAGCTGAGCCTGCCGGTTCTCTGTAGCTGTGATGGAGCGTGGACCACCGGTGAGTCCTGTGGTGACCTTTGAACTGAGGGATGGATTTCTGATAACGTGTCATCTAGGTGCCTGTCCACGCAGGGAAGGTTTCATAACTTTCTGGTTGAGGTGATAAACAACCCTGCACACATGAGAGATCAGTCAGGGTCATCGGGGTCACGGACAGGACAAGGACGATGTAGCATTAGTGCAGTAATGCAGTCTAGACCCATGTGAGAACTCTCACGGCAGGTCCTTGTTGAAAGGAACACAACTTACTGCAGATTTTTTTAGCTCTGTCGCTGCGTTTGTATTTAGctctgtcggtgtgtgtgtgtgtgtgtttttagttgtgctggtgtgtgtgtgtgtgttcactaatCGGTATCGTTTTTTGGGCTGTGTGAATGTTTAGCAGCCTACTGTGTTAGTATTGAGTCCTGTCTCAGTGGGATCATATGAACTGCAGTCTGAACAGTGAACAGTAAATCCCAAAGCACTGAATTCCAGCTTTCTTTTTGACGGTATGCGTACTTTCTTATGTTGATTCTGTAAACTTTAATTTAGTAAACATTTATTCTGTAAACTTTAATTCTGTAAATGTTTATTCTGTAAACTTTTTCTTAAGCTTGTGTCAGTGTCAGGCGTTGTTTAAATGTAGCCTGCAAGGTTTGTGTAATGCCCTAGCAACTGTAACCGTGGCTGTTGGTGGGCTGAGGGTTGACCCCGTGACCCCGCTCTGGAAGGACGGGCCCCTGTGCTGCAGGATTGGTCAGAGATGGACACATACTCCCCACAGGGGCTATTTCTGGAGCACCCTGGTGCGGCTCACTCTCGCTCTGCTGACAGAGCCCCCCTCCAGAGAAGACCACAGCTTTGTTATCTTGGGCGCTAGCGAGCAGCTAAAGCTGGCGACGCGGGTCTAGGGCAGAAATGTCCGACACTAGACGAGAAGGACGGAAGGATCAGGGTCAGGTGATCAGGGTCAGGTGATCAGGGTCAGGTGATCAGGGTAAGGTGATCAGGGTCAGGTGGCTGTTACACATTCACAAGAAgagttgtgtgttttttgtgagCACTTTATTCCCACTGAATTATCCACTGAAAATAAAATCCTACAGTAGTTATTAGCTCACGTACATAACGCAGCCCCTTTCAAGTATTTGACACTCTCAAGCTCAGATGACTCAGCTGTATTCTACAGCTACTCATGGACTCAACTTATCAAACAAATCTAGCACAGGATTTTCAAGTGTAAATCTTGTAATCTACAGAACACAAAAGATATCAAAAAATAATTCAATATGAACAACTGTATAAATACAAAAGTATAAAAGTCGAGTGGAAAAGTGGAAATGCTGTGAGTTCTGCTTCGTTAAGAttgcacacactcatcacagttTTCAAAAGCAGCCGAACTGTCTCCAACTGACAGTTCACATCAACAAGGGGTTTTTCATCCTTTCCTCTAACCCTTTCCCACAAACACCTTTGTCTTTGTCTAATATAAAGTCCAGAACTGCTTATTCCTCTTCTGCTTCCTCAAAGTCATCATCGTCTTCATCGTCACCTGTTCCAAAGTCCATTTTCCCAAGCATGGCCTCCACGTCGTCGGTGAACAGTGTGAAGTGGTCCATCTTCTCAAACCCGGGCTCCGGCCTCTGTATGTGGGAGTTCTTCGCCGTGTCCTTGGCCTCTGCGATAAGCTTCTTGGCACTGATCAGGAAGTCCGCTACGCTGCTGTTGCCCATGCTCTGAGAAGCTTTCTCCATCAACGTGGTGCTGGCCTGCAGCTGCTCGCTGTACTGGAGAACCAGTGACTGCACCAGGGCCATCTTCTCATCCTGCTCCTGGCTGATGATGTCCAGCAGTTGGGCCTTACGCTCCTCCAGGATGGCGTAGAGCAGGTCAAACTTCTCCCCCAACTTCTGCTTCTGCCGCTGGCTGTTGTCCTCCACGGCCTTGCAGGCGTGCTCCAGCTGGGCCAGCATGGCCTGCACACAGTCCTTGCTGGCCACCAGCAGATCGATGGAGTTCTTGAGCTCTGCCTTCTGCTCCTCGTAAACGCCCTTCAAGGTGGAGACTTCGCAGTCCTTGTGCTTGCCGAAGACCTTGCACATGGAGCAGGTGGGCACCTGGCAGGTCACGCAGTAGATGTTGATGCGTTCGTCCTCGTGCTCCTGACACATCAGCTCCTTGCCGTGCTTGACCTTCAACGGCGGCTCGGGGCCGTCCCCGCCGCTCTCCAGCTGCTGCTTGTAGATGTCGATGATGTTCTCCACCAGGAGGTTCCTCTGCAGCCCGTAGACGCCGTGGCGATCCAGAACCACCTCGAAGCGGCAGGTTGGGCAGCGGAAGATCCCTCCCGAGAAGTGGTAGGGGTTACGGGAGTCGTAGAGGTCGTTGGCACAGCCGCGGCACAGGTTGTGCTGACAGGGCAGGATCACCACGGGCTTGGTGAACATGTCCAGGCAGATGGGGCAGCTCAGCTGCTTCTCCAGGCTGTCCAGGGGACTGACCTGCACTATCTGACCGGTCTGGATGTCCATGTCTGCGCTGTAAGGCAAGGCGATCTACACCAGTCCTGATCTTCTCACCGGTCTTCTGCGTCCTTTAAGCTTGTGGAGCTTCCCTAGTTGCTCGTGTCCTTGGTGAGGTTTATTCTGGTCTCACAGCCCTCCCTCCACTTATATAGCAGCCGAACCCCCCCGTGACATTTGATCTGCCTGGTGGCCGCAGCCAGATTCCAGCCTGCACTTGTTTGTGAGGCTTGATTCGGAGAAAACACGCAGGCTCTTAACCCTGCCCGACGGGACAAGTCACACGCCAAACTTAGCAACAGCCGCCCTGTCCAACCCCTTCCTTCTGTGTGAGCGCCGTGGCAGGGAGatcaaacagacaaacaagGCCCACGTGACCAGCACGTCAACCACTCACGCAGAGTTCCACCGGAAATGCTGTAGAAACTCACGTTTCTTTGCTGCTTTTATCCATCATAGCCACAAGCTTTTGAATTAGCTTAGTTTTACTTTACTCAAGAAATTAAGTGATCTGGAAAACAGAAATCTGGAAAGCACAGAGTTCCTGCATGTGTCCTTTAGAAGTTCCTACATTTTGTCCCCTGCATGTATCTTTGGTGTATTTTTggtctgtatgtgtctgtgaTGTAACTTTGATGAATCCTTGTTGTATTTGTGAAGTGTCTGATGAATCCTTGATGTATATTTGATGTATCTATGATATATGTGTGATGTATCTATGATCTATCTTTGATATGTCTTTGGTGTGCCTGTGATTAATCTGATGTACCTGTGATGTGTCTGTGATGTATCTTTGATCTATCTTTGATGGTTCTCTGATGTATCTGTGATGTAAGTGATGCATCTTTGATGTTCACTATATtgtcaaaagtatttgctcaccttcctagACTCAcagtagagctcaataatatttcatccaaacgtacaatggttaaatatggggtcccgcaaggctccatcttaggaccactattatttacattatatatgctaccattgggcacagttataaacaaacatggtgtcaattttcactgctatgcggatgacactcaactttacatatcagccaaacccgatgacaaactcagtttaggaaaaattgaggcctgtgtaagagatattaaatgctggatgtctctaaacttcctacaattaaatgaggacaaaacagaagttctccttgtgggccctaaggccgcaagacagaaaattccaaatttaatgcttaatcttgcagactatcccattacacctggcacagtagccaaaaacctaggcgtcatactcgactccgacctatcatttgataaatatatagataatactactaggatagcttttctacatctccgcaacattgccaaattaagaaatgcattatcacaggatgatgcagaaaaattggtgcacgcatttgttagctctagactagactactgcaattcactactgtcaggatgttcaaataggaatctaaataaacttcaagtagttcaaaatgccgcagctagagttctgaccagaactagaaaatttcagcatattagaccagtcctatcagccctgcattggctcccagttaaatttcgtattgattttaaaattctattattagcatataaagcactacacgggcttgctcctgaatacctccaggaacttatttcctactatgaacccccacgtcaactaagatcacagggtgctggtctgttattagttccacaaattaacaaggtaacagcagggggaagagccttttcgtataaggccccccagctttggaataatcttcctaaatgtgtccgggactctgacacagtcacaatctttaaatctaggttgaaaacccacttatttagtctagcgtttgataattaatatcccccttagataaaggtacagatccaggggttcatagacgaagggtttaatggtagactggggtactggtgctgtcatcctgtcactgctcgtggtcactcaagtttgttgacagtgcagtggacggatgccattgtctcagaatgcccccaagcctatgttaccttctggttctgcctttttttagctaggctgtaataatttaacttagtgccggagttgctgccacactccagaaatgtttataattttacctgtcctgtatatgtcctcatacagagctaattttccctgtttcatttctccacatggctgcccgcctgcttgaggaataatgagatgaggagagacaagcgatccatcctggccggccacctcctgcctaaccggatgcctacaccatgatggacattattacatatttttcggtctaaattgacattattgcatcttttacattctgtctacattctatctatattgttgttgttgtcatggtgaccggtgtcggccagaggaggatgggttccccccctgagtcttggttcctctcaaggtttcttcctcatgcaaaaaactagggagtttttccttgccactgtcgcctttggcttgctcactgggggctaggactcggcacttgtaaagctgctttgtgacaacaactgttgtaaaaagcgctatataaataaaatttgattgattgattgattgattaagtgacatcccattcctaatacatgcgcatttgtgaggtcacggactgatgttggacgagaagtcCTGGCTCTCAGtttctgctctaattcatcccaaaggtgttctgtcgggttgaggtcagggctCTGTACAggtcagtcaagttcatccacaccagactctgccatccatgcctttatggaccttgctttgtgcactggtgcacagtcatgttaaaagaggaaggggccagctccaaactgttcccacaaagttgggagcatggaattgtccaaaatgtcttgatatgctgaagcattcagacttcctttcactggagctaagggccaagcccagctcctgaaaaccaaactttacacttggcacaatgcagtcagacaagtaccgttctcctggcaaccgccaagcCCAGAcacatccatcagattgccagatggagaagcgtgattcatcactccagagaactcaTCTCCACTGCtgtagagtccagtggtggcgtgctttacaccactgcatccgacgttttgcattgtacttggtgatgtatggcttggattcagctgcttgaccatggaaaaCCATTCCacgaagctctctgtgcactgttcttgagctaatctgaaggccacgtgaagtttggatgtctgtagtgattgactctgcagaaagttggcgacctcttcacctTTTTGCACAGATatcatcctatcacagttccacgctggaattcactgagctcctgagagtggcCCATTCCACACAAatatttgtaaaaacagtctgcatgcctaggtgcttaaatttatacacctgtggccatgggcgtggtagtgggggaaaagtggacctgactacccagggctcgagtagggagaggggcccattttgctcatgtgcctcatttactggcatttataggggcccactgacattgagagtgtacagggcccagaatttgctgctacaCCCCTGGCTGTGGCCCTGGacgtgattggaacacctgattccgataatttggactggtgagtgaatacttttggcaatatagtgtctCAGTGATGTATCCGTGATGTATGTTTGATGTAATCATATCTAATGTGATGACTAATGTGatctagtgatgcagaaaaactaatccatgcattcatatcctctcgtttaggttattgcaacagtctcctagctggatgttctggtaaatcgataagcaaactccagctggttcagaatgcagcagcacgagttttaacaaaaactaaaaagtttgatcatattagtcccgtactatcatcattacactggctgccaattagattacgtattgactataaaatacttttattaacatataaaacgctgcatggcttagctccagactatcttagtgaacttattgaacaatataacccagcacgttcacttcgctcgcaggacgcagggttattatcTGTTCCtgggatcaaaaagatcacagcaggtggaagagccttttcttttaaagctccacaattgtggaataatcttcctgcctctattcgggactcagacacagtctcaatgtttaaaactcgattaaagactcgtctgtttagtttggcctttgattaatctgttacatagttactacatctcgtatcttttctccgaggttcacctggaaagtaacattgcagtcggagtctacaataccagcatcgctgctccgacacggaatgaaagcctggcgttcatcaacagacatttacagtgacaatatcaaaacccagaactttcatttttacctttacttagtctgattgtgtgatttgtgtgtgacttgtgtatttgtctgtattttgtgtaatttgtgtgttaacgggccgcccaatggaggataggttcccttttgagtcttggtcctcccgaggtttcttcctattccccaccatcatagggagtttttcctcgccactgtcgcctttggcttgttcattagggttctggacccatagtattgttaaccttttaaatcctgtaaagcgctttgtgacaacatgtgttgtgaaaagcgctatacaaataaactttgatttgatttgatttgatctaaTGGACAGAACAGAATTTGTTGAGCTTGGGAAAGCTCATAATTTTCTTCATCTAAACAGTGAAAAAACTGAGGTAATTATGGTTGGAACCCAACAGCAGATCCGGCTATCCCATGTTTCCAGAATTACACTCTTTGGACAAGACATTTCCTTATCCTCTACAGTCAACAACCTGGGTGTTAAACTGGATTCACAGCTCACTTTTGATAGTCATATTAAACATATTTGTAAGACTGCCTACCACCATCTCAGAAATATTGTCAAGGTGCGTCCTATCCTCAGTCTGTCTGATGCTGAAagactggtccatgcttttgtgtcctcaagactggactactgtaatgctcTTCTCCTGGGGCTTCCTAGTAAAAGTATTCAGAGATTACAGTATGTTCAAAACAGTGCAGCCAGGGTCATGATGAAGGTATGCAAAAATGagcacatcacacctgttctccagtctcttcactggctccctgtgACTAAGAGGATTGAATACAAGGTTCTCCTCCTTACACACAAATGTGTTCATGGCCAGGCTCCCTCTTATTTAAAAGAACTGCTAGTACCACAGACACATTGACGAGCCCTTCGTTCTGTGCATCTCCACCGTCTTCTTCCAACCAGAACAAAACTTTGTACCATGGGTGACCGTGCCTTCTGTTCTGCAGCTCCACGCCTTTGGAATGCCCTGCCTGACCATCTGAGGAAGCCTCAGACAACTGATTCATTTAAAAAGGGACTAAAGACATATCTTTTTAGGAGGACCTATGGTCAATAaagtattatattttattagtattattttatttttttctttgattACTATCTTTTATTTAATGTTTTACACTGTAAGCACTTTGGGATTTACTATAAATGGAAAGTGCGTTATAAATccaatgtattattattattattattatctttggAAGGTTCTGGGACACGTGGAAAGATCGGCGGCTCGGCTGCAGCCCATAATAACCCAGGCCCCGCCTTCTTGGGTATTTCTTGCTGTGGTGACCACAGTCTTGCTCAACCTGAACGCCGGTGCTGTAAACACAACATCACATGTCCTGACTCCATGTGCTCGGCCAGCCCTAGAAAGCAGCTTGTGAAACTTTCCTCTGAAAGAGGAGAACTTATTGTATTGAGATGATGAGGTGCACCAAAATAACAGGTGTGAGCAGGACGCTACCCAGCGGGACACCCAGAACTGGTAGATGTAAAATCTTTATCTGGTGATGATACATGCAGGGGTTTGTAAGCTGATCCTATGAAACACACCCTTCAGCACATGGGCAGTAAAAACACGATGAATGGGGGGTttccattttgttttgtttatttaaatgaatggggggtttgtttgtttatttcgaTATTCTGATAGATGAAAGGGAACTTGGGTCTTTTATTCCTAAACTGAACCTGGAGTAAACATATTTTACAAAGGTGAAGTATAAATGAAGTAATACATTAcaaacaatataaaaatataaacatgctCTATTAATATTTTGTGTCGTCCTCAGCTAGCCAAAGCTTTCCTGAAGGCTTGAGTCATGGTTGACATGGCGATACTCAGCCAGCCTCCTTTATTGAAGATAAAACACTGGTACACAGAAGTGAACAATCTTGGATTAAAGCTGGCATCCTGcagtgtcctgctgtcctgcagTGTGATTTCACCGGCAGTTTACAGACTAAACACCAGCAGTACGATGCTGACTGCTTCCTCCGTGTTTTTCACATGCGTGACCTCTCCAGTTATCGTTATTAAAGGTGAAAGGTCAGTCTGATTATATATTACagtctgatttatttattaaggTTGGTCTGAGTATATTTTACACTGCCAGTCAACGCTTCCTTCTCCTCTTCcatgtaaatataaacacacatgtGGTGCCACTATTGCATCAACCTCTTACACGTGTatcatgtatcacactctcatGTGTCCAACACAACAGCAGACGGGAGTCCGTGTGCAGTTAGCGGAGGACAAGGACAGAATTATTTTAAGAGTAATTAatagtggtgtcaattccaggttccgcgattaaaagtccttaccaggattttgctcaaggttgctagattttctaattagcaatccaggtaaaattagtggaatcaacacaatccaggaagcctgagcaaaatcctggtgaggatttttaatcgcggcacctggaattgacacctctagtaATTAACTATGAGTtcaatccctctctctctctctctctctctctctccctgtctttctttttctccccctctccaatATTGAGCTTTCCTGATATATCTATGAACAGCTCAAAACAAGGGTGTCCATGACAAAATGATATGCCAAAATATAATAAAGTATTTTTATTCACGTCTTGGTACCAAAAGCCGTATGCTGGATTTTTCGGAGTAAAATTTGAAAGAGTGTAACTATGCAAAATGGCCACGAGGTGGCACACCACACTCGACTTTCCGACTTAAATGCGCGGCCTTCTTCGTGTAGCTTATTTCATCTTCTAAGTGATAATTTTCGTCGAGTCTTTATGGAATTGTAGGCAGTATTTTTAACGGAAAACTTTAATAATTCATTTAATGGATGTAATGTAAGCCTTGGCTGGCCAAACGGTCTTAAAACACATCAGTCTCATCTCATTTTGTGTCGTCATTTGTTATTTTAGAAATATAAATCCGTGTTTTTTGTGACGGATGTTAGGATGTTGTAGG
It contains:
- the trim63a gene encoding E3 ubiquitin-protein ligase TRIM63a, producing MDIQTGQIVQVSPLDSLEKQLSCPICLDMFTKPVVILPCQHNLCRGCANDLYDSRNPYHFSGGIFRCPTCRFEVVLDRHGVYGLQRNLLVENIIDIYKQQLESGGDGPEPPLKVKHGKELMCQEHEDERINIYCVTCQVPTCSMCKVFGKHKDCEVSTLKGVYEEQKAELKNSIDLLVASKDCVQAMLAQLEHACKAVEDNSQRQKQKLGEKFDLLYAILEERKAQLLDIISQEQDEKMALVQSLVLQYSEQLQASTTLMEKASQSMGNSSVADFLISAKKLIAEAKDTAKNSHIQRPEPGFEKMDHFTLFTDDVEAMLGKMDFGTGDDEDDDDFEEAEEE